One Sinorhizobium mexicanum genomic region harbors:
- a CDS encoding LysR family transcriptional regulator, with the protein MDWDDVRVFLAVARTGQILAASKRLGINHATLSRRVTALEETLKTRLLVRRPNGCELTAEGEVFLAAAERMETEMLAAQSLIGRIDTAIAGTVRIGAPDGFGVSFLAPRLGALTARYPELKLQLVPVPRSFSLSQREADIAITIERPEQGRLVSSKLTDYTLGLYASADYLARHGTPRTIDDLKGHRRIGYVEDLIFTPSLNFSAEIMRSWDASFEVSSATGQTEAVRSSAGIGILHNYIARQVPELKRILPETTIRRAYWTTYHESARDLVRVRTVVSFLQELVAAEHQFFV; encoded by the coding sequence ATGGACTGGGACGATGTCAGAGTATTTCTCGCCGTGGCGCGAACGGGGCAAATTCTCGCCGCCTCGAAGCGGCTCGGCATCAATCACGCCACCCTCAGCCGCCGGGTGACGGCGCTCGAGGAGACACTGAAGACCAGACTCCTGGTCCGGCGTCCGAACGGCTGCGAGCTGACGGCCGAAGGCGAAGTCTTCCTGGCCGCAGCCGAGCGTATGGAAACCGAAATGCTCGCGGCGCAATCGCTGATCGGCCGGATCGACACGGCGATCGCCGGCACCGTGCGCATCGGCGCGCCCGACGGTTTCGGCGTCTCCTTTCTTGCGCCGCGTCTTGGGGCGCTTACGGCGCGCTACCCGGAACTGAAACTCCAGCTCGTTCCGGTGCCGCGCTCCTTCTCGCTTTCACAGCGCGAAGCCGACATCGCGATCACCATTGAGCGGCCGGAACAGGGACGTCTCGTTTCGTCCAAGCTGACCGATTATACACTGGGGCTTTACGCATCGGCAGATTATCTTGCCCGCCATGGCACGCCTCGAACGATCGACGATCTCAAGGGCCATCGCCGCATCGGCTATGTCGAAGATCTGATCTTCACACCTTCGCTCAATTTTTCCGCCGAAATCATGCGCAGTTGGGACGCTTCATTCGAGGTTTCCAGCGCAACGGGACAGACGGAAGCCGTCCGTTCCAGCGCCGGGATCGGCATCCTGCACAACTACATTGCCCGCCAAGTCCCCGAGCTCAAACGCATCCTGCCGGAAACGACCATCCGGCGCGCCTATTGGACGACCTATCACGAAAGCGCGCGCGATCTCGTGCGCGTGCGCACCGTCGTTTCGTTTCTCCAGGAGCTGGTAGCCGCGGAGCATCAGTTTTTCGTCTAG